Proteins encoded in a region of the Rhizophagus irregularis chromosome 24, complete sequence genome:
- a CDS encoding uncharacterized protein (SECRETED:cutsite_TFA-WG; SECRETED:prob_0.5583); SECRETED:SignalP(1-19) → MKCIVFIIVFLNTFSNTFAWGFNYDCTDISFLNIEFTSNHQVAVTVHGPQRVSNPGHVPCCLQQGPMIIGNYRFYKDKDNLKDPIATIWKGRQWINGYSENNSVDPNDCVYRSQTDCDKVYQGAIEYKRADYFDPSMFPSPGESVIIAMDVYAHCVFDSSYKGTAAPKISGIQENEMINTPKSNVTVCTENLKPIELTKSSPSKFRVQ, encoded by the exons atGAAATGTATCGtgtttattattgtatttctTAATACGTTTTCCAATACCTTTGCTTGGGGTTTTAATTATGATTGCACAG ATATTAGCTTTTTAAACATTGAATTTACGTCAAATCATCAGGTCGCAGTGACCGTACATGGCCCACAAAGAGTTTCAAATCCTGGTCATGTCCCTTGTTGTTTGCAACAGGGGCCAATGATCATTGGTAATTATAGATTTTACAAAGATAAAGATAACCTAAAAGACCCGATTGCTACTATTTGGAAAGGCCGTCAATGGATAAATGGTTACTCTGAGAATAATTCCGTAGATCCAAATGATTGCGTATATCGGTCACAAACGGATTGTGACAAAGTTTATCAAGGAGCAATTGAATACAAGCGTGCTGACTATTTTGATCCTTCAATGTTTCCCTCTCCAGGAGAGAGTGTCATAATAGCAATGGATGTATATGCACATTGTGTTTTTGACTCTAGTTATAAAGGGA CAGCAGCTCCAAAGATATCAGGAATTCAGGAAAACGAAATGATTAATACACCAAAATCAAATGTTACGGTGTGTacagaaaatttaaaaccCATCGAACTAACAAAAA GTTCGCCGTCAAAATTTCGTGTACAGTAA